The DNA region GATTGTAACCCGAAGTATTAGAAACAGGTAGTGAAATTATCTGGTTTTTTGTTTCCGACCTATATAATGCCACATCTAAGCCCAAGCGATTGCTGAAGAATCTTAAATCGGTCCCAACTTCAAAAGAGTTGGTTCTTTCTGGCTTTAAATCCGGTAATTTCAGTTCTGAAGGAGAATTTACTCGTGAAAAGCCATTAAAGGTTGTTCCAAATCCATAAGTGGATAATAAGTTGTAAGGATCGGTGTCGTTACCTACACTTGCCCAACCAGCTCTTAATTTTGCAAAAGTTATAGTTTCAGGAAAGGTGAACATATCCGATAGGATAAGGCTCAACCCGGCTGAGGGATAAAAATAACTACTGTTCTCTAGAGGAAGTGTAGAAGACCAGTCGTTTCTGCCGGTTACATCTAAAAATAGATAGTCTTTAAACCCAAAATTAGCAAAGGCGTACAAACTGTTAATTTCCTTTTTGTCATCATAATCGCTAGAAGTTAAGGGTTCCGCAGTGTTTCCGAAGTTATAGATACCGGGTATGGATAGTGAGTTGGCACTTATTCTCTGATATCTATTCTTTACTATACGACTGTTACCACCAACTGAAAGTCCTAGGTCAACATCTTCATTAAGTGAAGTGTTGTAGCCAAGTAGAAAGTCTGTGTTCTGCTCAAAGGCATAGATGTTATCTTCTCTATACTGGCCTTTTGGAAACCGCTGTGTAGAATAAGCTCTTTTGCGCATGTTCAGTTCATTGGCATAATCAAAACCTGTTCTGAACATAAAATCAAGACCCTTTGCCAATTTAATATCTGCGCGCATATTGGTAATCAGACGGTCTTTATCAAGACTATTTGTGTTTTCGTATACGTTAAAGAAAGGGTTGTCATGGTAGTTGTAATTGTAATTGTACTGTTGTACGCCTTCCAGACCCGGTTGCCAGTAGTCACGAAGCGAGTTCATATCTACATGCTGTCCGAACCAAATCCATAAATACATGATATTTTCTGTACCGTAAGAGTTTACAGGGCGGTTGCCAGAATTACTGTTTATATAATTCATAGAACCCGAAACCTTAAGCCAATCTGTAAGTTGGTATGAACCATTGAGGGCATACGAACGTCTGTTGTAGTCGGTATTGGGTACTATGCCCTCGCTTTGCAAATCAGTAAAAGAGAGCCTGAAATTACCTTTATCGTTTCCTCCTGTTAGAGCGATATTGTTACTAATGGTGTGACCTGTTTCAAAAAAACTTTTGATGTTACCCGGTCTTGATAGAAAAGGAGTAGCGATAATTTCATCGGCAAAAGTACCGTCTGCATTTCTTGGGCGAACATGAACGTCTCCAGCACGCAAACCGCTAGTTGTAGGGCTGTCGTGTTGTGCGATTAATTGACCGTTTAAAGCAGGACCCCAACTTTCATCAACATGATCGTTTACGCCTCCCGTTATGGAGCGGTTTTGACCACCATCGGCAAAAGCAAACTGACCGTTTGAGCCTTGACCGTATTCGTATTGATATTCAGGAAATGTTAGAATAGACTCAAAAGTAGTGTTGTTCGTATATGAAACGCCTATACCTTTATTGTTTTTCCCTGATTTTGTAGTAATCAATATAACTCCGTTCGCTCCTCTTGAGCCGTAAAGGGCTGTTGCGCTCGGGCCTTTCAAAACGTTCATGGTCTCAACGTCGTCAGGGTTAATGTCTTGCGCGCCGTTGCCGTAATCTACTTCCATATTACCTTCGCTAGAACGGCTGCTTACACTATTGTTGATAGGAATTCCATCAACTACAAAAAGTGGTGAATTGGCATTTGGACTTGGGTTTAACGAACTTTCACCACGGATTATAATTTGAGAGGATGACCCTACTCCCGAATTGCCACCGGTTATTTGAACCCCCGCGAGTTTACCTGCCAAAGAGTTGACCACATTAGTTTCCTTTGCTTCTGAAATTTCGTCTCCGGAGACCTCTTGTACCGCGTAGGCCAATTTTTTAGCTTCTCTTTTTATGCCCAAAGCAGTCACCACAACTTCATTTAATTGTTCTGAATTGGGTTGTAAAACGATTGTTGCCGATGTTTTTCCAGAAGTATCTAATTCAGAGGGGATATAACCTAGGTAGGATACTACTAAAGTTTCATTTCCTTGAGGTAGTTCTATACTGAAATTACCGTCAAAATCCGTGGCTACACCAGTTGCACTTCCTTTAATAACTAAGGATGCTCCCGGTAATGGTACTTGGTTCTCGTCTAGCACCGTTCCCGTAAAAGTAGTCTGTGCACGGGCGGCCAAACTGACCATTAATGCGAATAAGGTTAAAAGAAGTGTTCTTTTCATTTTTTTCGTATTTGTAAACTTTGGTTAATTATTAGGCAACAAATATCTAATGAATAAGTTAAGCGAAATGTCATTAAATATTAAGTTATTGCAAGGTTTAAAAGAGTTTTATTATGAAAAGGTTATCTTAATGTTATTTACAAATACTCAATTATAGATTTTGTACTTATGACGTCTAAATTGAAATCTAGGTCGTGTAAAATGTCATGTTACCTGTGAGATTTCAGTTACATATTTTAATTAAATAGTATGTTTGTACTTTAAGTTTTAACTATGGATGATTACCTGATAGGTATTGGAAAACGGATAAAAGAAATCCGAAAGGAAAGCAACAAAACGATAAGTGATATTGCGCGTGGTGCAGAGGTAACCGGTGGCTTGATTTCAAGGATTGAAAACGGAAGAACCATACCATCTTTGCCCGTATTATTGAAAATAATAAGTTCATTGGAAATTGAAGTGATCGAGTTTTTCAATGGTATGCCACAGGTAAACGGGGCTAGCTATATAGTTTCGAGAAAAGAGGACAATTCTATAATTGAAAAAGAGGACACCGCAGTTGGTTTCAATTATACTTACATTTTTGGAAAACAGCTTTCTTCCTTAGGTTTTGAGACGGTTTTATTAGAGGTTCAACCCAGCTCGGAACGTGATAAAGTCACTACAGATGCTTACGAGTTTAAGTATATGCTTACCGGTGAATGTTATTATATAATTGGAGAGGAAGAAGTGCTTTTGAAAGAAGGGGACTCTATTTTCTTTGATGGTCGTATTCCGCATGTTCCGGTAAATAGAAGTGATGCGCCAACTAAGATGTTGGTCATTTATTTCTTTATTTAAGTTTTACCACAGTGAAAGCAAAACGATCCGCTATCATAGGATAGCGGATCGTTAGTTTAATTTTACTATGCCAGTTATAGTTTACCCTTCAATATAATCGGTAAGTTCAACAAGAGAATTTAGTACGTAAGTAGGGTTGGCGGATTTTAGCTGTTCTGCCGTGTGGGCTCCAGTAGTAACCCCAACTGTAACACCACAATTTGCGTTTTTTCCTTCTTCAATATCTATGATTGAATCCCCGGCCTTCAATACTTTTTCTGCATCGGTCACTCCCAAATTTTCCATAGCCTTAGAAATCATTTCGGGATGGGGCCTTCCTTCCGTTACATCATCGGCCGTAACCAGTGTATCATATTGGTTACCTAGGCTCCAGTTCATTTTTTGAAGTAGAAGTTCCGCTATGGCCCTGTTGTAACCTGTGTTTAAGGCAATCTTAATATGTTTAGATTTTAGGTCCGCCAAAGTTTTTTCAACGCCTTCAAAAGAAGAAACTGCTAAATTGCTATAGGCATCGTCTAACATCGTTTTAAAATCTTCAAAAATGGGTTCGGAGGGTTCTGAGGATATTTTGTCGCTTGCTATCAGAATATCTTTTATAGCCTGATGCTTTTCTTTTCCTGCACCATGTTCCAGTACAAAATCTAATGTAACATCATACCCTCTTTTATTAATGGCTTTTTGTACCGTTTTATAAACTACGTTGTCTTCATTTACGACCGTTCCGGCCATGTCAAATACTGCTAATACTATGTTATGCATTTTGTAAATTGAATATTGAATTGATATTTTCTTTTGAAAAGCC from Zobellia alginiliquefaciens includes:
- a CDS encoding helix-turn-helix domain-containing protein, with amino-acid sequence MDDYLIGIGKRIKEIRKESNKTISDIARGAEVTGGLISRIENGRTIPSLPVLLKIISSLEIEVIEFFNGMPQVNGASYIVSRKEDNSIIEKEDTAVGFNYTYIFGKQLSSLGFETVLLEVQPSSERDKVTTDAYEFKYMLTGECYYIIGEEEVLLKEGDSIFFDGRIPHVPVNRSDAPTKMLVIYFFI
- a CDS encoding phosphonatase-like hydrolase, which translates into the protein MHNIVLAVFDMAGTVVNEDNVVYKTVQKAINKRGYDVTLDFVLEHGAGKEKHQAIKDILIASDKISSEPSEPIFEDFKTMLDDAYSNLAVSSFEGVEKTLADLKSKHIKIALNTGYNRAIAELLLQKMNWSLGNQYDTLVTADDVTEGRPHPEMISKAMENLGVTDAEKVLKAGDSIIDIEEGKNANCGVTVGVTTGAHTAEQLKSANPTYVLNSLVELTDYIEG
- a CDS encoding SusC/RagA family TonB-linked outer membrane protein; this translates as MKRTLLLTLFALMVSLAARAQTTFTGTVLDENQVPLPGASLVIKGSATGVATDFDGNFSIELPQGNETLVVSYLGYIPSELDTSGKTSATIVLQPNSEQLNEVVVTALGIKREAKKLAYAVQEVSGDEISEAKETNVVNSLAGKLAGVQITGGNSGVGSSSQIIIRGESSLNPSPNANSPLFVVDGIPINNSVSSRSSEGNMEVDYGNGAQDINPDDVETMNVLKGPSATALYGSRGANGVILITTKSGKNNKGIGVSYTNNTTFESILTFPEYQYEYGQGSNGQFAFADGGQNRSITGGVNDHVDESWGPALNGQLIAQHDSPTTSGLRAGDVHVRPRNADGTFADEIIATPFLSRPGNIKSFFETGHTISNNIALTGGNDKGNFRLSFTDLQSEGIVPNTDYNRRSYALNGSYQLTDWLKVSGSMNYINSNSGNRPVNSYGTENIMYLWIWFGQHVDMNSLRDYWQPGLEGVQQYNYNYNYHDNPFFNVYENTNSLDKDRLITNMRADIKLAKGLDFMFRTGFDYANELNMRKRAYSTQRFPKGQYREDNIYAFEQNTDFLLGYNTSLNEDVDLGLSVGGNSRIVKNRYQRISANSLSIPGIYNFGNTAEPLTSSDYDDKKEINSLYAFANFGFKDYLFLDVTGRNDWSSTLPLENSSYFYPSAGLSLILSDMFTFPETITFAKLRAGWASVGNDTDPYNLLSTYGFGTTFNGFSRVNSPSELKLPDLKPERTNSFEVGTDLRFFSNRLGLDVALYRSETKNQIISLPVSNTSGYNQTVINAGKVRNEGLEITLNATPVKSENFTWNTNINFTTNRGEILELAEGLDFYQIKENYLIVGAEVGERMGDLYGTGFVEVTDTSSPYYGQWIINQDTGLPSRDSELRNLGNYNPDFMVGLQNSFRYKNLNLGVLFDWRQGGVYHSRTVSIGGTTGLLDFTTEGRETGIVAEGVINTGTEENPVYEENTINVPASGYYSTVYNRSNEETTMYDASYVKLREVKFGYNFPKKMFAQTPIASASISLVGRNLALWTENPHVDPETISFSGGTVVPGVEDMALPSTRSYGININIEF